GAGTGTCAAGAAAAAAACGGTCTACACATATTTGAAGATTATTTTATTCCTGAAATAATAGATCCTGATACTGGTGAAGTACTACCAGAGGGTAATATAGGAGAATTAGTGTTAACCACTATAAATAAAGAGGGATTACCTGTTATAAGATACAGAACAAGAGATATTACATCATTAAATTATAAGATTTGTACATGCGGCCGGACTCATGTAAGAATGAATAAGTTATTAGGACGCACTGATGATATGCTTGTGATTAGAGGTGTGAATGTATTTCCTTCACAAATAGAAAGTATACTTATGGATATTGGCGATACTGAACCGCATTATTTACTAATAGTTGACAAAAAAAACAATTTAGATAATCTAGAGCTATTAGTAGAAGTATCAAACAAACTATTTTCAGATGAAGTAAGAAAGCTGGAAGATTTAAATAAAAAAATAACTAGAGAAATACATAACATTTTAGGTATTAATGTTAATGTAAAACTTGTTGAACCGAAAACTATAGAACGCAGCACTGAAAAGGCTAAACACGTGATAGATAGAAGAAAATAGAAAGGTTTGGGAAATTATGTTTATTAAGCAAATTTCAATTTTTATAGAAAATAAGAAGGGTAAATTGGCTGAAATAACTAGCATATTGTCTAAAAACAATATAAATATATATGCTATTTCTATAGCTGATACCGCCAATTTTGGTATTTTAAGGATTATAGTAGATAAAATATCAGAAGCAGAGTATCTAATAAAAGAAAAGGGATATACAGTAAGTATAACAGAGGTAATAGCTGTACAAATTTCAGATAAACCTGGAGGACTAAATGAAGTCCTTAACATACTAGATAATCATGATATAAATGTAGAATATCTATATTCTTTTGCTCATCAGCCATCTAGAAATGCTTTTATAATTTTTAGGGTAGAAGACACACAAAAGGAGGAAGCATTAAATATATTAAAAAGCTCAAAGATTAGATTAATCTTACAAGAAGAAATACATCGGTTATGATAAAAACCAGCTGTTAGCTGGTTTTTATCAGGATTTTTAATATTAATAGCTAAAAATTTTGTACAATTTACTTAAATGGCGTTATAATACAAAAAGAGGTGATAATATGAGACCAACAAGAGCAATAATTGATCTAGGTAAACTAGACCATAATATAAAACAGCTAAAATCATTAACAGCAAACAATACAGAATTTATGGCAGTTGTAAAGGCAGATGCTTATGGACATGGCGCTATAGCTATATCAAAACAGTCCATTAAATCAGGAGCATCTTGTCTAGCAGTAGCGATTCCTGAAGAAGGAATACAGCTAAGAGAAGCCGGAATAGATGTGCCTATACTAGTATTAGGTCCTATTGATGAAAGTGAGGCAGAATTAGTTGTACGATATAACTTAGTCCAAACGATATTTAAAGCAGAAACAGCTTTAATATTAGACAAATTAGCCAAAAGATACAACAAAAAAGTAGATATCCATATAAAAATAGATACTGGTATGGGAAGAATAGGCATACGCAGCAAAAGAGAATTGATGGGATTGTGTGATATATTATACAATATGCGAAATATCAATATACAAGGAGTATTTACCCATTTTGCAGTATCTGATATCAAAGATAAAGAATATACATTATATCAATTAAAACAATTTAACGGTATGATTACTTTATTAAAAGATATGGGAATAAATCCAAAGTATATTCATGCTGCTAATAGCGCAGCTATAATAGATTGTCCTTATACCCATTTTAATTTAGTAAGGGGAGGCATTTCCATGTATGGATATTATCCTTCTGAACAAGTACTTAGAAATGCTATTGATATAAACCCAATATTACAATGGGAAACTCGTATAATGCATGTGAAATATATAGAAAAAGGTGAAAGTGTAGGATATGGAAGAAATTTTATTGCAGAACATCCTACAAAAGTAGCTACTATCCCTATTGGATATGCAGATGGATATAACAGATTGTTAAGTAATAGGGGACATGTACTTATAAATGGTCAAAAAGCACCTATTGTAGGGAATATATGCATGGATCAAACTATGATTGATATTTCTAATATAACAAATGCTTCAATAGACGATAAAGTGATATTATTAGGTAAACAAGAAAACGAGGAGATAACAGCTGATGATTTAGCAAAGCTTTGCAACACGATTTCGTATGAAATATTAACTAATATATCTAATAGAGTGCCAAGACTATATAAGTAATCAAAGAATAATTGGACATAATTGGAGGGTTTTTATATATTTATGTCGAATAATCATTGGTTAGATGGAAAATATGTTTCAAATAATCGTGTAAAAGGAGAGCAAAAATGGCAGATAAGGTTATGGACCCTTCCCAATTAGATCAAATTTTAAAATCGACTATTGACTCTCTAGAGAAAGGAAAGGAACAGATTTTTGAAATAGCAGAAGACTCTAGAAATGAATGGGAAAGATTGGAGAATAATTTAAAATGTGTTCAAGAGAAAGTTGTTAGAACAATAGGGGAAACTGAAAAGTTAGAATTTCTAGAACAAGAGAGCAGAAAACATTTGATGGTCGTCAGCAAAAATTTTGATCAATATTCGGAAAATGATATAAAAGATGCCTATGAAACAACTAGAGATCTACAGGTACAGCTGGCCTTAAAAAGAGAACAAGAACAGCAATATATACAACAGAGGACAGAAATTGAACTACAAATTCGCCGCATAAAAAACACTATGGAAAGGGCTGAATACTTAGTTGGTCACGTAGCTGCAGCAATGAATTATCTAAGTAATACGCTAATAAATATAAGTGATACATTACAAGACCTACAAGATAAGGAGATGTTAGGTGTCAAAGTTATTATGGCTCAAGAGGAAGAACGTCAAAGGGTCGCAAGAGATATCCATGACGGTTTGGCACAATCCCTTTCCAATATAGTACTTAGATGTGAAATATGTGAAAAATTATTTACAATGGATATTACTAGAGCAGGCAATGAAATAAAAGAGATTAAACAATTGGTTAGAGATAGTCTTAAGGAAATAAGAAGAATAATATTTGATCTAAGACCTATGTCGTTAGATGATCTAGGATTAGTACACACACTGCAACAGTATGTAGATAATTATTCTAGAGAATCAGAGATTAAAGTTATTGTAGACTGTTATGATGAAGAGCAACATATAGATTCAGTCATTGAAGTAGCAGTTTTTCGCATAATACAGGAAGCCTTGAATAATATACAAAAATATTCTCAGGCAACTAGAGCTATCATTAAGCTAGTTATTCAGGACAATATGCTAGTTGGCACCATTGTTGATAACGGTACGGGATTCGATGTCCCTAGTGTTCTCAAAATGCGTCCTCAAAATGCATATGAAGGCGGATTTGGTATAATCGGCATGAAGCAACGGGCTCAACTTTTAAAAGGAAAACTAGATATAGAATCTCAGCCGAATAAAGGCACTATAATAACTTTTGAGATTCCATTATTGCCGATTAAAAAACAAGAAAAGGAGGATACTAATGAAGAAGATAACAGTAATGATAGCAGATGATCATTCACTTATAAGAAAGGGTTTGACACAGATTTTAGAGTTAGAAGAAGATATTGAAGTAGTAGGACAGGCTTGTAATGGTAAAGAAGCAGTCGAACAAGGAATAAAGTTAAATCCTGATGTCATATTGATGGACATAAATATGCCAATACAAAATGGAATGGCTGCTATTAAAATGTTAAAAGAAAAAGAACAAAAAAACAATCTGACTAAAAAACATAGTTTAAAACAAAAAATAGATGATTTGAATAATTCAATACACGATGAAAAAAGAAAGATTAAAGAAGAGAAAATAAATAAGCAGGATTTAGAAGAAAAACTGCAATTATTAAATAATTGCGAATCTAAAATCAATATTCTAAAGGATTTTGCTAATGAAATTGAAGTAAATGGCGTTTACATCGAAAATAACACTTCTTTAACCAAGATTAGGAATTTTATACAAACAATATTAGATGAAGTTTTAATATTTACTGATAAAGTTAACAATGCTATACAGCAAAAAGAAGATAACAAAAAATTAGAACAATTAAAGCAACAAATTGATTTAAAGAAAAAACAAAAGGAGAAGTGTATACATGTAGTTGGTATTTTAAATAGCCTAAAACCGTCTTCGCAATATGCTGAGGAATTTATTAGGGAAAATATTAGTGATATAAGTGATTTATTTATAAGCCTGCATTCACCAAGAGAGTTTGACAAACTTGATTTGAATGAAAAAGAGGAAATTGTTGGGTATAGAAATATAAATAATGTTGAAGTTGAAGTGCCTATTTACCTAATGAGTGCAGGTCAGAGAACGGCGGTTGTATTATCCATCTTTTTTAAGATGCATATAAGTATGAAAACTGCACCTAAATTTATACTTCTTGATGAACCTGTTTCAAATATTGATGATTTAAATATCCTTGGATTATTAGATTTTTTAAGGGAAATGGCTATATCAAATGGAACCCAAATATTTTTCACTACTGCAAATTATAGTGTGGCCAAATTATTTAAAAGAAAATTTAGTTTTCTTAGAGATAAATTTTATGAATTTAAATTCATACGGTATGGTAATACAAAATCAAGAATACGAAGATATACTTATAATGAATATGAAGATGGAAAAGTAAAAGATGCAATTATTTCATAAATCCTTCTTTTTTATACTATGATAATAAACTTCGCCCTATAAAAATGAAGTTCGTTCCAATACCTCGCGGTAGATGCAAGGGAAATCTTGATTGCTGCAGGGTTCGCTTTTTTATTAGGGAGAAGGAATAAGACATAAAGGGTTAAAGTACAAATGGAAACCTTAACCCTTGTTGTACCATTATTAGGAGTCACTAAAATCCGAATCATTACCTATCTCCAGTTTCAACCTTTTTATGTAACCATAAAGCATTTTGATAATCTCGGTTGTTTTATTATCCAGAATCTCATATTGTTCTTTTGAAATATAATTATTCTGCAAAGCAGTAAGAAGATGATTTCTTACTTCTCCTGCACTGCCAAGGGCAGCATTTGCATGGAATAGTTCTCTTTTAATAAATAATTGGGTGTTTCCTTCTGCAAGATTTGCCCCTATACTCCTAACAGCCCGTACTAACTGGTCTGTAACCCTATATTGCTCACAATTTGGAAATCCTTTAACCAATTCCCTTATCTCCTGCTCAAGAACATTCGCCTTCTGCCATACTTTTAGGCTCTTAAAATCTTTTATATACAAATTTTCACTCATAGAATTCATCCTTTCAAAATTTGATTTTTAACATTATACGGAAGAGCAGGGATAAGTCAAATTTTAATGCTAGAATTTATGTAAAGAAATAACTAAAAAGGTATAAGGGTTAAGGCGTTGTAGTAAAAGTTAATATAGCGCATATATTTGTTCCTTAACCCAATAAACCTTTTTCCTAATATACCCTAAACTAGTTTTTGTCGCTTAAAAACTTCTACGAATGCCGTAAATTAAAGGGCTTGAAGAAATTTACTAAATACATAATATATAAAAGGGATTTAGGTAAAAGGAAATAAGGAAAAAGTTAAAAAAGTAGAAATTAGACTTGACTTTGTGGAGAATGATTTATTATAAAATATATGTTTACGTTTATGAAGGCATTTTACAATGTTAATGAAATAACCTCCGTATTATTTTATTTTGTATGCTTACCTAGTTTGCTGGGTGGGCAATTTTTTTTGCAGAAATACTTGAAATTATAAAAAATCATCGACTATAAAGAACGATAAGGAACTTAAATTTTATTAAAGAAATGGAGGAATTACTATGGGAAACAGGATTTTATTGGGACTTGATAATGGAAACAAATGTACAAAAACAAGTGAGGGCTATATTGTTGAGTCAGGATTTACTAAATCTAATAGTGAGCCAATTTCAACGAGCAACTTGTTAATTCATGAAGGTAAGTTTTATAGCATCGGAGGTAATAGATTGAGTGTCCAGATGGATAAGACAGTTAATCAGGATACTTTCATTATGTCTTTACCTGCAATTGCAGATGCTGTGGATAGAGCAGGAATAGAAGGTAAATCAGATGTAATTCTGGGAGTAGGGCTACCTATTGTGAATTATGGGACATTGAAGAAAAAGTTTCGTGAATACTTTTTAAGGCGGAATATAGAATTTAATTTTAACAAAAAAGGTTATGCAATTAATATTATTGATTGTAGGGTGTATCCACAGGGGTATGCTTCGCTTATTACGGTATTTAACAGTTATAAGGATATATTATGTAATGTTATAGATATTGGCGGTTATACTGTAGATATTTTTAGAGTGGAGAACGGGATAATTGACACTGCATCGTGTTACTCACTCCCTGACGGAATTATTACGCTAATTGCGAATATACAGCAGGAACTCTTAAAAACAAATATTAGGCTGACTGAAACTCAAATACAAGATATTATATTAGGAAGAGAACCTGTTATTTTTGAAGCAGATGTTAAAGAGATAATTAAAATAATGACGAATGAGTATGTAGAAAACATATTGGCCAAAATTGAGGAATATGGGTTCGAATTCCGTAACCCTACTGTTTTCACAGGTGGTGGAAGTATGTTGCTTCGGAAATATATTGAAGAATCCACAAAAGTAAGGTATGCGGATTTTCTTGACCAGTTTGCTAATGCACGAGGGTTCAAAATTTTGCTTGAACAAGAATTAAGAAGGTGATGCTATGGTAACAAAACGAATAAACCTGTCTTTTTCTATGGATAGAGAGGAAGATGTTAAGGTATATAACATACTTTCTGCACAGAAATATAAAACGGATTACGTTATTAAGGCAGTATTAAGTTTTACGGGGAAAAATGATAAGGATTTTGATAAGGAGAAAATAAAGGAGGCTTTAAAGGAAGCGATAGCGGAATGTGGAGGATTTACTATAGGGAACAGTAAAAAAGATAATGATGATTATGCTCAGCCTGTATTGTCTGATGACATATTCAGCATGTTTGATAGTCTATAGCCATTATGAGCAGTGAAGTTTAGAACTTCCTGCTTTTTTCTTGGATAATATATATGATAAGTATACAATAAGCCACAAATTTCATTAGGATATTTTTTTACCCCATATCCCTTATATCCTTACTATGGGGTTCCTAAATGAACTGGAATAAAAAGTTAGGTACTAAAAGGAACCAGGACTCTATCTCTAGGGAATAAAGGGATAAAACTCTTTACAATCAACATCTAATATGTTACTTTTAATGCAGACATTCTAGGGAGTGTTAGTAAGCGGACAAGATGGAGGAAATGGTTGCTCTGTAGCAATTTATTTCCTCTGTTTTGTTTTTATATTAAAATATTTTGCATTTTAAGGGGCGAAACTCGATTTTAGAATTGCTTTCCTTAATAAGAAGATAAATAAGAATGAATTATTAGAAAGCAGCCTTTTTATATAGGAAACGGAGCAATTTGATAGGTATTATATGCTTTGGCTAAGGGAAAAGGGTTAGAAATGGTTTTTAAGGATTAGGGGATAAAAAGGTGATTCTAAAATATAATTAGAATAGGTGGAGGAAGGTTATAAGGTAAAGGGAATAGGCGTCATGGAATATAGCGTAACGCAAATAATAACAGTTCGTTCTTTCTTACCCATCATCTTATAAAAAATCTATATAAAAAAGGCTTCCCAGTAATATACTGAAAAGCCTTTTAAATTTGCTAGTCTGTTAGATTGTTATTGAGATATTGAATCATCTCGTTTATACTTTGATAGTTTTCCTTAAACTGCTCTGGTTTCAGTTCAGGGATTTCTTTTGAGAGTTTCAAAAGCAAATTCTTCAATTCTTCCAATAAATCTTTTTCGGTATCGTAATTATATTCATATACGGTAACTAGAACATCAAGATAATAGTCTAAATTCTGATAAGATAAGGAATTCCGACCAAAGGATGTTTCTACAAGGTTAAATAATTCCTTGATTTCTGCTTTTAATTGTTTTAGTTTCATGAGCATCATCTCCTTTTGATTTTTGATAGTTTAGAAGATGATGTATACTAATGTCAAATAAAAATATTTTTTATGCATATTTATTTTTGTCGCATAAAGGAGGTTTCGAACTCTTTATTAATAAGTATCTATCCCTTTCTACTATATACGTATATAGTATTAGAACTTTGCGACACCAAGAAAGGAAATCAAACTAAACTATAGTAATAAATTTTCAAATATCATAAAATTAGTATTTCCTTATTTAGTATTGTATTTTGAAGGCAAATGGGTACGAAGTTTTTTAAAAATCCTTGTTTTTAATTGGCGGGAATACTCAGTTGTAATATTTAACTTTGCTGCTATTTCTGCATGGGTATACCCTTGTATAAATAAACCCCATAACTCCCATTCTCTACAAGTCAGTAGACTTTTTATGTCTGATAAAAGGGTTTCTGTGCTCTGAATTTCATTAGTTGAATTATATATATGGTTACTAAATAGAAACCTGTCAAAATAGTTAGGAGAGACACTACTATTACATTCATGCTTTATCTTATCTATGCTAAGTATCTGAAGGGCTAAATCCTTTCTTAGACATCTGCATATGTAATTCCAATAATCATCGCAGAATTTAATAGCGAGATAATAAGAGTATTCATTATTATATTGCCCAATTGATTTTTCAAGTTTTTCTAATGAAATCCTTTCTACAACTTCCCAAAACGGATAAATTAGAGAATAATTCCACGGGTTATTACTATCCCAATACCCAAATTGGTCAATATAATCTTTAAGATATTTTTCACAGGCAACGCTAAAGTTTATTTTAAATTTGTTCATATTAATATTGCTGGAAAAGGACTTCTGCAGGTTATAAAGTTTAGAATATTTTTGTTTTCTCATCTTTGGAGAATATATTTTAGTTATATTCCCTGTTATTGTCCATTTCAAAAGGGGCTCCATTAAATTGTAGAGATTAACTAAAACCTCGTTTTGCTGACTTTTACTTAAGGTGTTTTTACCTTCCCCTAGTTTATATTGATATAAAAGTTCTTTTACTTTCTCATCATCTATAAATGGTTTTTTCATAAACATTCCCCCACGACTGTTTTTGACATTTTAGCCACGGCAGGAAGGAAATCAAATTTTTACCTGAAAAATTATAAAAAATCAGATGAAAATTTGAAACATAACATAGTGAGCAATATAATGCCTCCAATCTGAAACGGAGGCGATGTATATGAAAAATAAATCATTTTCATTTGGTAAGGTAAACGGGATGGATATGCTGGAAATTATGAATATGGAAATTATCCATGCCAATTTTTCAGGTTTGCAGTACCTATGGGGACAATATAAGAGAAGCACGAACAATTTAGTAAAAGAAGAAATTGCAGAATGTTTTAAAACATATGCGGGTGATTATATTATTAGATTTGGAAAACATAAGGGACTAACACTCAAACAAATTGATAAAATAAATAGAAGTTATATAGAAAACTATCTTACCCATAATGATAACGAAGAAATTAGAGTAGTTGTTAAAACATACCTAAAATATCACCCAGAAAAGGTGAAGGATGAATATAATAACTATCAGCAGAAGACATATGCATACTATAATGAATTAAAACAGAAGATTTATGATAGCAGCCAATCAAATATAGAGTATGTAATTAGAACTATGGGGTATATAATAGAAAATGGAAAATTTGAGCACTGCCCCTGGGAGTGTGATATGCACAGCAAAAGATATCAACATGCAATTTTAAAGAAAGGTACAGATGATTCTTATTTCGTTGGCTGTTTTAAATGTGGAGAAAGAAAAAACTTTATTAAGTTTGTATGCGAAAAAAAAGGATATCGTTTTATTGAAGCACTAGAATGGATATCAGGAGTTTTAGGAATTACAGTTACTAATCCCCCTGAAATTAATGCCGAAGAAATAAAAAAGGAATTTATAAATATTGATGAAGAGATTATGCTTGAGAAACGAATTCTTCCAGAGATTAGTCTTAAAGGTTTTGGCTTTAATAAAGGGGTGTATCCTCCTATATTTTTTGAAAGAGGCTTTACAGTAAAGGATGCGGAAGAGATGGAAGTGTATTTTGCAGGAAGAGATTGTACTAATGACTTTAAAAATAGGATATGTTTCTTAGTTAGAGATTTAGAGGATAGGCTTGTAGGCGTTGTCGGTAGAAATAAATATAGCGAGGAAGGGCACTATGATTATTGGGCTAAAAGATTGGGATTAGAAGATATTATGAGCAGAGAAGAACAAATAAAAGAGATTGAGAATCAAAACTGCAAATATAAAAAGTATTATAATTTTGAGGGATTTAAATCAGGGTGCACTTTATATAATGCCAATCGGTTAGTTAATAGTAGTAAAGAAGAAGTTTTTATCGTAGAAGGACCCTTTGATGTAATGAAAATGGTTCTTAAGCATGGCTATAAAAATACGGTTGGGATGTTTGGTCATTCGATAAGCAGGGGACAATTATATCAACTTTATGAATTATGTAAAGATGCAAGAGATAAAATAAAGATATATCTACTTATAGACAACGATGAGGCTGGGTTAAAAAGTTTTGAGAATAACGTCAAGAGTCTTCAGGAGTTAGGGTTTAGATATATTTATAAGATGGTTCTCGAAGAAGCAAAGGATGCAGGGGAGGCCAAAAAAGAGCAGGTAGATAAAGCGTATAAAAGTGCACAACTACAGCCGATAAGATATGATAAAAAAAGAATAGTTGTTAAAGATTATAATACAGGACTGAAAAGTGCTGTAGAATAAAATCAAAAAAACCTTTAAAAAACTTCTAAAAAGTGTCACGTTTTCATTTTTGACGCCAGTATAATATATATAGAAATATAAAACGATTGTTAAATCCTTACAAACAGTTAAACTATGAAGTCTTTTATTTTTTATTATTAAAGTGTTTTTGAAAATATACTATTTAATAAGATAACTTTAATTGTTACTCCTTATCAAACAGTGGTGCAAATATATCTTAATTTGGCAAACACATTGTCACCACTGATTACAAGATAAAACAATAGAGTTCAACTGTTTATAAGAGGCAACAAACAAAGTTTAACTGTTTGCAAAAGATAACTATTTTACTTATTAAACTTGAAGTAAAATGAAATCCCTCTCTATAATGCTTGAAATAAGCATTAAGGAGGGACTTTGTTTTATGAATATACAGGTATTAAGAGTATCTGCAAGCAGTAATATTAACGCTGTTTCAGAGGCTATAATTGAATATGCCTCAAAGGATTCTATTGTTCACATAGATTGTATAGGAGTTAAGGCTGCCTATGTGACAGTAAAAGCACTTATACAAGCAAGTGAGTTTTTAGTAAAAAACAGTTACAAATTTAATCTAAGGCCCTATTATACTAAAGTGGATACATTGACAGAGGAACATGATTCTATCGCTAAAACGGCTATCCGCTGGACTATAATTGCAAAAAAGAAATAGTATAGTTCTTGTATAGCCAACTAAAACATGGTAACATGAAGGCATATTGCTGAAAGGGGCACACCTTTCTTATACTGCATCTAGAGGTATAAGGGGGTGTGCTTTTTGTTTATAAATTAGGTATAGAAGGTAAAAATAAAGGCACAAACAAATATCTGATAATGGCATAGGGGAGGTGGATGAAAGAATAAGTATTAGATTCATAAGAATAGGTGTATATTGAAACGAAACTTATTTATCAAGACCTAAGAGCCAATTGACACTTACTTTTAATACTTGAGATAAGGCTACTAGTTCAATATCGGTTATAATCCTTTTCTTCTGTTCGAGTTTTGAAATACTTGCTCTATCAACATAGACCGCCAATGTCTCAAGTTTTACTGACAGTTCCTGCTGTGTCATATTATTTTTTAACCGTGCAATTTTAACCCTAGAACCTGCTATATTGCGTTCTTCGGAATCTAATATTAATTTCATAATAGACCACCTTTTGTTCTTTATTGGAACGCTTGTATTTTATCCAAGGTTGTGCAACAATATGTTCTAATAAAGAACAAACAGAAAATTTGGGGGCAAATTGTAATGCATGAGGGAAAATGTGGAACTAAGGAGATAATTCGAATTGTTTTGAATCATGAAAACAAGATTCAGTACAGCAGCATTAATAATGGAGAAGCCTATAATTGTCTCCAAAAATTGCATATTTTAGATAGGCTATCTGAAAATTCATATGTTCAATATAGTTATGGCAAGCGTTGGGTGACCATTAGTGAAATTATTATTGCCAACCAAAAGTATTATGTAATTACCATTGATTCAAGTAACAATAAATGCAGTGAATGCAGTAAAGTATTAGTAGATTCAGTTACAGGATTATACAACAGAAACTATTGGAAACAGATTAACGATGGCTCAATATATCATCATCCTTATAGCAAAAAAGATTTCTCCCTAATATTCATCGATATAGATAATTTAAAAGAAATTAATGATTCTTTTGGACATTTAATAGGTGATAAGGCAATTGAAATAGTAGGACAGGCGATTAAAAATAGCATAAGAAAAGAGGATTTAGGGATACGGTATGGGGGCGACGAATTCATAATTTTACTTTTTAAGCAGGATAAAAAGGCAGCAAAAAAAGTAACTGAGAGAATTAGGGGGGAGATTCATAAACTAGCAGTAGAACAAGGGCTGTATATTCAAATTAGTGCAGGAATAGCCTGTACTGATTGTTTAGTAGATTTGGAGGATATGATAAAAATGGCAGATAAAAATTTATATAGAGAAAAGGAAATAAAAAAAGGACGAAAATGGCAGGATACTAGGGTTGATGATTTGCTGGAAGAAGTTATAGCAATAAGGAATGAATTGAATGAGAAGATTACCGAAGGGGACATAGTTACCAGTGCAGAGGTATTAGAATTAAGTCAAAGGTTGGATAATCTTATTGTAAGGCATATGAAGTTCTGGAAGTAAGATGCATGAATAATTATGGGCAAGTACATTTTCGTTTGAACGGAAGTACTTGCTTTTTGGTATTTATGTAATTTCCCCACATCTTTTTTTGTCGCATGAAAACTCACCAAAGCCCTTGCACCATAGGCGTTTACCCTAACTCCACTAATATAAATAATTATAGGGTTAAGGTATTAAGGATAAAGTGTTAAGGGTGTAAAAAATAAACTTGACATAGGGATATTATAGTAATTACAATATAAATCCAAATCCGATATCAGGTTTTGTCATAGTATCTTTTCCTTGAGGAACTGTCTACTTTTTTAGTAGGCAGTTTTTTTAGTACTAAATTAAAAACAGCATGGTTAGCAAAGGGGAAATAAAAATTTCCCCCAATATACAAAAACTAGACTAAAGGCCTATATAAAATCGATTCTACCTATTTTTTTATGTATTATGCTCAAAAATGTAGGGGATAAAAATGCATATAAATAAGTTAAAAGATTCTAGAAAGACTTTGTGAAGTCCCTTTGCTTTTTAAATAACAATTAAATCTCATGAAAGGATGATGAACTATGACCTATTATTATAATTTCAGTAAAAGTTATTTGGAAGAGTGTTTAGCGGAGTATAGGGAACTTCTGAATATTGAGAAGAAATTAGATAATTTATCAAGGAGAAATGAATTTGCAACCAATTATAATGAGTATCAACAATATATGAGAGAAATCCAAAACTATCATTATGATA
This genomic stretch from Xylanivirga thermophila harbors:
- a CDS encoding helix-turn-helix domain-containing protein, yielding MKLILDSEERNIAGSRVKIARLKNNMTQQELSVKLETLAVYVDRASISKLEQKKRIITDIELVALSQVLKVSVNWLLGLDK
- a CDS encoding toprim domain-containing protein, whose translation is MNMEIIHANFSGLQYLWGQYKRSTNNLVKEEIAECFKTYAGDYIIRFGKHKGLTLKQIDKINRSYIENYLTHNDNEEIRVVVKTYLKYHPEKVKDEYNNYQQKTYAYYNELKQKIYDSSQSNIEYVIRTMGYIIENGKFEHCPWECDMHSKRYQHAILKKGTDDSYFVGCFKCGERKNFIKFVCEKKGYRFIEALEWISGVLGITVTNPPEINAEEIKKEFINIDEEIMLEKRILPEISLKGFGFNKGVYPPIFFERGFTVKDAEEMEVYFAGRDCTNDFKNRICFLVRDLEDRLVGVVGRNKYSEEGHYDYWAKRLGLEDIMSREEQIKEIENQNCKYKKYYNFEGFKSGCTLYNANRLVNSSKEEVFIVEGPFDVMKMVLKHGYKNTVGMFGHSISRGQLYQLYELCKDARDKIKIYLLIDNDEAGLKSFENNVKSLQELGFRYIYKMVLEEAKDAGEAKKEQVDKAYKSAQLQPIRYDKKRIVVKDYNTGLKSAVE
- a CDS encoding diguanylate cyclase yields the protein MHEGKCGTKEIIRIVLNHENKIQYSSINNGEAYNCLQKLHILDRLSENSYVQYSYGKRWVTISEIIIANQKYYVITIDSSNNKCSECSKVLVDSVTGLYNRNYWKQINDGSIYHHPYSKKDFSLIFIDIDNLKEINDSFGHLIGDKAIEIVGQAIKNSIRKEDLGIRYGGDEFIILLFKQDKKAAKKVTERIRGEIHKLAVEQGLYIQISAGIACTDCLVDLEDMIKMADKNLYREKEIKKGRKWQDTRVDDLLEEVIAIRNELNEKITEGDIVTSAEVLELSQRLDNLIVRHMKFWK
- a CDS encoding stage V sporulation protein S — its product is MNIQVLRVSASSNINAVSEAIIEYASKDSIVHIDCIGVKAAYVTVKALIQASEFLVKNSYKFNLRPYYTKVDTLTEEHDSIAKTAIRWTIIAKKK